A section of the Xiphias gladius isolate SHS-SW01 ecotype Sanya breed wild chromosome 8, ASM1685928v1, whole genome shotgun sequence genome encodes:
- the LOC120793816 gene encoding zona pellucida sperm-binding protein 3-like: MVMKCTAVCLVVLALFGSLCDAQWKDVPHKPSIPKYQKPAAPVRQEPIKQVPQEPPQTKQTFERPLTWTYPEDPKPELQPEVPFELRHPVPAATVAVDCREKDAHVEVKKDLFGIGQLINPADLTLGQCGAVAEDTAAQVLIFEAELHDCGSSLAMTEDALIYTFTLNYIPQPLGGAPVVRTSKAAVIVECHYPRKHNVSSLPLDPLWIPFSAVKVAEEFLYFTLKLMTDDWQFERPSYQYFLGDIINIEASVKQYFHVPLRVFVDSCVATLSPDVSSNPRYAFIENHGCLIDARVTGSASRFVARTAENKLHFHLESFRFQGADSGLLYITCHLKATYTANAIDSEHRACSYINGWKEASSAHEACGSCESIGFGSSGTSPGIVGASGSTGSFGTGGGPPSLSNPGRKIRDVTPTEIFEWEGDVTLGPIPIEEKVIA, translated from the exons ATGGTGATGAAGTGTACTGCTGTGTGCCTTGTGGTACTGGCCTTGTTTGGCAGCTTGTGTGATGCTCAGTGGAAAGATGTTCCTCACAAGCCCTCAATACCTAAATACCAGAAGCCAGCAGCACCTGTGCGACAGGAGCCCATCAAACAGGTGCCTCAAGAGCCCCCACAGACAAAGCAGACATTTGAGAGACCACTCACTTGGACATACCCTGAAGATCCCAAGCCCGAGCTCCAACCTGAGGTGCCTTTCGAGCTGAGACATCCCGTTCCTGCTGCAACTGTCGCTGTTGATTGCAGAGAGAAGGACGCTCATGTAGAAGTCAAGAAGGACTTGTTCGGAATTGGCCAGTTAATCAACCCTGCTGACCTTACCCTGGGACAGTGTGGTGCTGTTGCAGAGGACACTGCTGCTCAAGTGCTGATTTTTGAAGCCGAACTGCATGATTGTGGCAGCTCATTAGCA ATGACAGAAGATGCCCTCATCTACACCTTCACTCTGAACTATATTCCCCAACCTCTGGGTGGTGCTCCTGTGGTGAGGACAAGCAAAGCTGCTGTAATTGTGGAATGCCACTATCCAAG GAAGCACAATGTAAGCAGCCTTCCTCTTGACCCACTCTGGATCCCATTCTCCGCGGTTAAGGTGGCAGAGGAGTTCTTATACTTCACCCTGAAACTCATGACTG ATGACTGGCAATTTGAGAGGCCAAGCTACCAGTATTTCCTGGGAGACATCATTAATATTGAGGCTTCCGTCAAGCAGTACTTCCACGTGCCCCTCCGAGTTTTTGTGGACAGCTGTGTAGCGACTCTTTCACCTGACGTGTCCTCCAACCCCAGATATGCCTTCATTGAGAACCATGG GTGTTTAATTGATGCTAGGGTCACAGGCTCTGCCTCGAGGTTCGTGGCTCGCACTGCAGAGAACAAGCTTCACTTCCATTTGGAGAGCTTCAGGTTCCAGGGTGCTGACAGTGGACTG CTCTACATTACCTGCCACTTGAAAGCAACATACACTGCCAATGCCATCGATAGTGAACATAGAGCTTGTTCCTACATCAATGG GTGGAAGGAGGCCAGCAGTGCTCACGAAGCTTGTGGTTCCTGCGAGTCAATTGGATTTGGCTCATCTGGCACTTCGCCTGGTATAGTTGGGGCTTCTGGTTCAACTGGTTCCTTTGGCACTGGTGGTGGACCACCCTCTTTGTCTAATCCTGGAAGGAAGATCCGTGATGTGACCCCGACTGAAA tttttgaATGGGAAGGTGATGTCACCCTGGGTCCCATCCCCATTGAGGAGAAGGTGATTGCTTAA